DNA sequence from the Candidatus Fluviicola riflensis genome:
ACACTTTCGGTCGTATTCACAATTACTGAACCTTCCTTATTGGTATTGACTGCTGCTTCTGAAACTGATGTTACCTGCGGTGGCGCTTCAGACGGTACTGCCGCTGTAAATACTGCGACAGGTGGTGCCGGTGGTTATACATATGACTGGACACCGGGAACTCCTACAGGAGACGGAACAACTGCAATATCCGGACTTTCTCCTGATACTTACACTTGTACCGTAACCGATATAAACGGTTGTACTACCAGCCAGGTATTTACAATTACAGAGGCTGCTCCGGTACTTCCAACGGCAGTTTGTCAAAATGTAACTGTTTATCTTGATCCTGCAGGAAGCGTTTCAATTGTTGCTGCAGATATTGACGGTGGCTCTACTGTGACTTGTGGACCAATTGCATTGAGTGCTTCTCAAACAACATTTACATGTGCCGATCTTGGTGCTAACACTGTTACTTTAACTGTAACAGGTGACGGTGGAACTGTGACCTGCGATGCTATCGTTACGGTAACTGACACCATTACTCCTACTGCATCCAATCCAGCTACTTTACAAGTAGAATGTATTGGAGATGCAATTGTTGATGTAACGGATGTTACTGACGAAGCGGATAACTGCGGAGCTACAGTAACGTTTGTAAATGATGTATCTGACGGTCAAACATGTCCTGAAACCATCACAAGAACATACAACGTTGCAGATGCCAGCGGAAACAATGTGGATGTGACACAAACAATCATTATTCATGATTTGACTCCACCGGCAGCAGCAAATCCAATTACGTTGAATGCTCAATGTACAAGTGTTGTTCCTGCACCTCTTCCGAGCTGGGTTTCCGGTGAAGTTGATAACTGTTCACCAACAGTGGTGGCTTGGATTAGTGATCAGTCAAACGGACTTTCTTGTCCTGAAACGATTACACGAACATTCAGTGTTACAGATGAGTGCAACAACTCTATCAATGTTACGCAATCAATCATTGTAATGGATACAGAGGCTCCAACAGCTGATGTTGCTTCATTGCCGGAATTAACTGGTAATTGTGATCTTACACCTGCAACAGCAACTGCTTCAGACAACTGTGCGGGAGCGATTAACGGAACACCGGATGTCGCTTTCCCTATCACAGCGTTTGGAACAACAACTGTTACATGGACCTATGTGGATGCTTGCGGAAATATATCCACGCAAACACAAGATGTAACGCTTACTCCAATCGATGTCACTACCCATATGGCCAATGACGGAATCACGTTTGTAGTGAACAACCTTGGTCAAACATACCAATGGATTGACTGTACTACAGGTCAGCCAATTCCGGGAGCAACCAACCATAACTTCACTCCTACTTATGGAAGTGACTTCGCGGTTGTTATTACGCAAAACGGATGTTCCGATACTTCAACTTGTATCAATTCAACTGTTGGAATTGGAGAAGCCGGAATTGCAACACTTATGCTTTACCCGAATCCAACAGACGGAATGTTGTTTGTAAGTTTCGATGGTGTGATCAACAACATCGAAGTGGTAGACATGCTTGGAAGAGTTATCAGCGCACCGGTTTCAATTGGAAACAAATCAGTTGATGCTACTGAGTTAGCTCCTGGTAAATACATGTTGCGAATTACAACAGAGAGCAATCAAATTCTTCTCGAAGAATTCGTTGTTCAGTTATAACAAAAGAATTAAAGGAAGGCTCCGGCTGACCTGAAATGATTCGAAAGAGGATGCTTTAACGGCATCCTCTTTTGCTTGTACAAACTTAGGCTCAGAAAAAAGAATCGGTTATCAACTGTACGGAATTCCGCAACTCTCAATATTCAAGTAAGATTTTGAGCTACGTTTGTTGCGTTTGTCATTGGTAATTTTCATGTTACTAAAACCCAGAACATGAAACCACAATTAATCGAGCGCTCGGGTGTTTGCAGTATGATTGGTGAAGCCATTCGCAATAACCAGCGCATCCATACGCTTTTCGGAAAACGCCTCAACGGCTGGCGATTCAATTTATTTGTAAAACAATGCGCCCGGTATTTGCGTCGCAAAAATGGTGTATTGATCAGTGAAGAAGGTCATGGTTTAGCTGTTATTGTTCCTATTTCCAACGAAAACGATCAGCGTCGGCGAACCGATTGGTGGCCTTCGTTGTTTGTGTTTTCACTCAAACGTATTGGTGCCATGCGCCGATTTCGGAACAAAACGCAACAACTCTTGCCCACTGAGCCGCATTTATTCTTTATGCTTTTACTCACCGACGAACAACGCAACGGACAATCGCAGGTGATTCAGTTACGCGATGAATTATTCAAGATGAGCGAAATCATGCAATTACCGGTTTACGCGCAGACTTCCAGTCAGCAGACTCGCGGAATGTTTGAACGTTTCGGATTTGAAACCTACGGAAAGATCGCCATTCCAAACAAAGAAGATTTCATGTATTTCATGGTACGGAAAATCGTTCAATAATAAAATCACGAACGAAAATTTTACACTGAAACGATCAGCGCATGTCCACGAACACTTCCGTTGATTCAAATTCCTCTTCGGCCGGCTCCCACAACTCAATTCTGTTGCCTTCGGGATCTTCAATGTGTAGAAAACTACCGTATTCGTAGGTTTCAATGGAGTCGCAAATAACGGTTCCCAATTCGCGTAAATGGGCTTCCAAACCAACCAAGTCGGTTACCCGAAAGTTGATCATGTATTGCTGTGCAGGATTTCCGAAATACTTTGTAGTATTAGCAAACGTTCCCAACTGCAAGAACCCTCGCTTGGAATCGGCAACTCCGTTAAAAGCAAACAATACACCGTAATCATTAGGAGTAAGGCCTAATGCTGTTTCAAACCACGTTTTCATGGCTGCTTCATCCTTGTATTTCATGAAAATTCCGCCGATACCGATTGCTTTTCCCATTTTATTTTGTTTTGCGTTGAACAAATATAGTATTCGATGCGTTATTTTGCGGTATGATAGAAGAGAAACAGCAACAAGCTGTTGTTGTAGGTTCGGGGATTGCCGGAATTGCCGGAGCCATTCGCCTGGCGTGTAAAGGTTATGCTGTTACAGTACTTGAAGCCAACTCCTATCCGGGTGGAAAATTGACTGTACTTGAATTGGGAAACTACCATTTCGACGCCGGACCGTCGTTGTTTACATTACCTCACCTAGTGAACGAATTATTTGAATTGGCAGGAAAAAATCCGGCAGATTATTTTAGTTATGATCAACTTGAGACGACCTGTTATTATTTTTTTGAAGATGGAACTGTACTTCATTTTTTCGCTGATCGGGAGCGCTTACTCGAAGAAGTAAGAACCAAACTTCGGGTAGATTCGAAACCGCTGGAAAATCATTTGAAACGCAGCAAGCTGATGTATGATGTTTCCCACAAAGCTTTTATGGAAAGGTCGTTGCATTGTTTCTCCAGTTATATTTCGACAGACATTCTGAAGTGCATGATTCATATTCCACAGCTGAATTTGTTTACGACCATGCACAAGGCCAATGAACAACGGCTCAATCATCCGAAATTGGTGCAGTTGTTTGATCGTTATGCAACCTACAATGGTTCCAATCCGTATTCCGCGCCCGGAATTCTGAATATTATTCCGCATCTGGAACTAGGTTTTGGCACCTTTTTCCCGCGAAAAGGAATGCATTCGATCACTACTTCGCTGCTAAAACTGGCAGAAGAATTGGGGATAAAATTCCGTTTTAATGAGCGCGTTGAGGAAATCACAGTGGAAGCAAAACAAGTTAGCGGAGTTCGTACAGCAACTGCTTTTTATCCGGCGAAAACGGTGCTTTGCAACAGCGATATTAAACCGGCCTACACCCATTTGCTGAAACAGCAGCCGCAACCGAAAAAGACCCTGGCGCAGGAACCATCAAGTTCAGCAATGATTTTTTACTGGGGAATCAAGCGTCTGTTTCCGCAGCTCGATGTGCACAATATCTTCTTCAGTGACGATTATCAGAGCGAGTTTGAAGCCATTTTTCAACACAAAACCGTTTCAAACGATCCGACAGTTTACCTGCATGTTTCCTCCAAAAAGGTCGTGACTGACGCTCCAAACGGTTGTGAAAACTGGTTTGTGATGGTGAATGTTCCACACAACCAGGGACAAGATTGGGAAGCTATGCGCGGGCAAATCAGGAATTCTGTCCTGACAAAATTGTCTCGCATTCTGCAAATTGACATTGCTTTACTGATTGAAGAAGAAGATTACCTGGATCCGCCACGCATTGAAGAACGAACCGGAAGTTTTGGCGGAGCATTGTATGGCGCCAGTTCCAATGAGCGCATGGCTGCTTTTTTCCGTCATCCGAATTTTTCGAAAATCGAAGGGTTGTATTTTGCAGGTGGAAGTGTACATCCGGGAGGAGGAATTCCGTTGTGTTTACTTTCAGCTAAGATTGCTTGCGGCCTACTTCCCGATAAGTAAAAGCATACTTACTTCAATACATTTACATGTCCGTGATATACATACGCTTTACCATTGCGTTTTCCGTTGAACTCAATTTTCCAGGTGTAACTACCGTCTTGAACCAAACCACAACGCGCGTAACTTCCATCCCATCCGATTTCCGTATTCAATGATTCGAAAACAACTTCGCCCCATCGATCATAAATGGTCAGGTGGTAACTCGTCAAATCAACACCTGAAGTAATAACCGGTTTAAATACCTGATTGAATTCATCATCATCGGGTGTAAACGCATTGGGTACGTAAAAAAGCAATCCTTCCTCGATTACAATAAAGGCTACGGTGGTATCCGTACACATTTCATTGGTCACAACCAGGGTTACTTCAAAGTTTTCAATATAGGTGTATGTATGTGTTGGATTTTGGATGAAGGCCTCTGCCCCATCACCAAAATTCCAGGACCAGGATGTGGCATTAACCGATTGATCAATAAATGCTATTTCCGTTTCCAATTCTGGTATTTGCGGTGAAAACAAAAACGATGCTACCGGTTGAGGAATTACCGTGACGACAACCAACTTTGAGGTATCCGAAACGCAGCCGTCAACTGTTGAGATAGACAGTTGCACATTGTAATTTCCGCTTTGACTGTAATTATGAGCCGGATGTTGTGCACTGGAAAATGTACCGTCGCCAAAACTCCATGACCAACCATTAATGGCACTTGAAGAAGTTGAAAGGTCAGTAAATGTAACTGCCAAAGGAGCACAGCCGATGGTATCGCTCACTGAAAAAACGGCCAACGGATCAGAAATAACGAGGTTAACCGTGTCTGATCCTTCACAAACTCCTTGAGTAACATTTACGAAATAACTCCCTGCCTCTTGAACCGTTATACTTTGCGTAATCGCTCCGTTTGACCAATTATAAACAGCTCCGGGATTTCCGGCATTCAGTAATTGTGCTTCACCGATACATAAAACAACATCTGGGCCTAAATCAACTTGCAGTGCTCCAGGCAACACATGAATTGTATCCATGATTTGGCAGCCATTCGCATCAGTAACCGTTACAAAATAAGTACCTATCGCTGATACCTGAAACGTTTGATTTACACTTCCATCCTGCCAAACATAAGTTGCACCCGGATTTCCGGCATCCAGCATAAATTGCGGTATACAAACAGTTGTATCGGGTCCAAGATTTACCAGTGGACCGTTAATGATCACCTGAATCGTATCCGAGTCGGTACAACCTCCGTTATCAACCGTCACACTATATGTACCGGAAGAGGATACCAGCAATTGCTGATTGGATGAATTATCCTGCCATTGATACAGCGCAGGCGCATTTCCGGCATTCAGCAGCAATGTTCCTCCGCACAATACTGTATCTACTCCCAAATCAACTTGTGGTGGATTCATGACTGTCACAACAGCTGTCACGGTATCACTATCACCTGCAGGGTTGGTTGCAATCACCGTGAAGCTTGTGGTTATCAGCGGACACACCGTCACTGAATCGTTGTTGATCACGATTCCATTATCCCAGGCAAAAGTCAATGAATCTGTATTTTCAGAAGAGTTTACAATCAGTTCGGCGCATTCGCCAACACAAATGGTATCGGATGGCAATGAAATTGAAAAACCACAATCAATCGTCACGGTTTGAACGACCGTATCAGCATCCCACGAACAGTTTTTCACGATCATTGTGACCTGATAATCACCATTCATTGCGTAAACATGCGTTGGATTGTCTAGTGATGATGTAGTTCCATCACCAAAATCCCAGAGTGTTTCTTTGATGTAATTACAGCCGGTTGTGCTTTGATTGGTGAAATTGGCTGTAAAACAATTCACTGTTGCCGTAAAATTACCTTGCACGGAATCAGGGGCGTATAACCAAACGGCATTGCTATTTTGCAGAGCTCCTTGTCCGCCCATCAGGTAAAATCCGTTTTCATTCTGCCAGGATTGTCCACCGGCCGCAACAGGAGGCGTATTTGCCGGTGCAAAAACACCCTGAACTCCGGGCACTTCAGGAGTTGTTCCACCTCTTATGTAAGTATAGCAGTTATTCGACGGATTATAGCGCCAAATATCGTTGTAAATGGTGCTGTTGGTACAAAACGTAGATCCTCCGAAAAAATAAAGGTTGTTACAATCATCCACCCAATCGACTCTCATTTCACTTCGCACTACCGGAAAAACAGCCGGATTATTTTCAACGCATGGCGTCGGAAAAACCTGCGATTGTCCAAAAGGATGAACATCAATTCTTCGGCACCTCCACTGGTTTGTCAGCGGATCGTATTCCCACATTTCCGATTGAATGTTTCCGCCGTCTCTGTTAACCAGCATCCAAAGATGATCGTCTGATGTCATCCACATGGTATAAAGCGTTCCAACAGCAGGACAAGCCACAAAGCCACCGGGAGTATTGTTAGGCGCAAACACATTCATTGTTCCATAAACCGGATTCGCATTGGCAGCCCCACCTCCTTTCATCCAAATCCACATATTGGTAGTAACATCAAACTTCCACAGGTTTCCGTCAAATTCGGTATACAACCAAAGATTACCGTTCGAATCGGTCCAATGACAATCGGTTTCATTACAAGTTCCCGGATTGTTCGTTGCAGCGGGTACGCCTTGGGTTCCAAAGCTGGCGGGTGATAGAGATGCTGTTCCCTTCATCCAGGTCCACATTCCTGTGGCGATATCAAATTTCCATAAATCATTTAAACCATTCGGACCGTAAATCCATAAATTACCTGCAAGATCTCCCCAGGAAGGGTGTCCGAAGGTGGCACTTTCAGGATGATTCACCGGAGCAGCGACACCTTGTGTACCATAAACAGCGGGTTGACCAACCGTAAGGCTTCCGTGTACATGCATCCATTGCTCAATAGACGGGTTGAATCGCCAAAGATCATTCGCTCCATTACCGCTGTATAACCAAAACGTACCTGCATTATCCTGCATTGATGCAGAAGCATATCGACCTAATGGAGAATTTCCGGGAGCATACGTTCCCATCGCAGAAGGAGCTGGAGTAATACCGTTGCCGTGAACGCGTTTCCAGTTTCCTTGTGCCACCACACAGGTTGTACATAAAAAAAAGAGGCCCAAAAGAAGTATATATCTAACCATTTGTTTTTGAATTCATTTTCGAAACAAAATTGAGCTATTGAGTTGTAGATTACTATTTTCAAGGTATGACAAAACTATGACAAGATTAAAAACCAGGCTATTTAACACCTTTATTGGTTTTTAAATGAGGTTGATTTGAGCAAGGTGTCTGAAAATAAGAATCAAACAATGTTTTTTATGAATTCGATCAAGTCCTCTTCTCTTGAAAGTGCCAGCTTCTTCTTTAATCGTACCCGTGATTTTTGGACACTTGCAGGTTCTATGTTGAGTAAAGCCGATATTTCTTTGGTTGTCATCCCGATTTTCATGTAGGCACAATGTCGTAAATCGGTTTCGCTCAAATCGTGGCTTAGGGAAACCAAGCGATCAAAAAAAGAGGTGTGAATGTGCTCAAAATGGGTTTTGAATCGCTCCCATTCCTGTTCGATGCTCAAGCTTGAAGCATAGGTTTGACTCAGTTTCGTAAACCAGTCATCCGGTATGGAATTGTCGGTGTTTTTCAATGCTGTCAATTGATCTTTCAATTCCAGGATGATTTCTTGTTTTTGCAGCATCATGGTGGAACTACCCAATAATTCTTTTGTTTTGAGTTCAATTTCCTTTTCCAAAATTTGCTGTTGCTGTTCGGCCTTTTGCGCCACAACAAGATTCAACTGCTTTTCATTTTCCAGTAATTGTGAGCTTTGTTTGATTTGTTTTGAGCGAAGTCCGATAATATAATAGAGTAGTATTGCCACGATAGTAGCCATGACCAACAAAATGATCAGGATTATTTTTTCGGTCCTTTCACGTTTCTCTTTTTCCTTCAAAAATTTTGTTTTTGCCCGCTCTGCTTTTAACTGCTCTTCTTTTTTTTCTGTGTCGTAGATAATTTGCTGTTTCACAAACTCACGCGTCATTTTATCAGTGAATAGCTTTTCCTGAATTTTGATCGTTGAATCAGCATAAGCAAACGCCTTTTTAAAATCGCCCCGGGCATTGTAGAGTGCCGAAAAATTAACGTAAAACAGCCTGATACTGGAAATATCTTTTTTCAGTCGGGCAAATTGCATTCCTTTCTGTAGATAGAATTCTGTGGAATCGAGTTTATTCATCCAGCCGTAGGCATCTGCAATATTTGAATAAATGGTCGCCATTCCAAGCGTATCGTGCAATTGTTCTTTGATCTCCAGTGATTGAAAATAGTAGCCTAGAGCACTTTCGAAACGACGACGTTTTAATTCAATAACGCCTAAATTGGTTAGTGTTCTGGAAATTCCGATAGAATCACGGATCTTTCGTTTCAGCTGCAACGATTCGGAATAGTAATAAATTGCCGAATCATCCCTTCCCTGATTTCCCGACAACATTCCCAAATTGTTATATACATAAGAAAGTAAACGCCTATCCGGTTCCACTTTCAACTCGGCCAATGCCTTGTTATAAAACGCTTTGCCTGATGTTTCGTTTTTTAATTCGTAGTACGTCAGACCAATTGAATTGTAGACTTTTGCTAAATTCTTGTGGTCTTTTTTTGCTTCATAAATCCGGGCAGCTTTCAGGTATTCTTCCAACGATTTAGCATAATTTCCATTCGAAGCATATTCCTGAGCCTTTCCATAGATGGCATCGGCTGTTTTTTCTTTGGGGTTATTTTGCGCGACAACGGTATTGCTCATTGCCATCACAATGAACATTATTCCACAGATGATTCCGTTTGTGTCTCGCATAAATTCGGCCGAAGGTTATTCCATTCACCTCTGCACAATATTAGTACATTTTGGAAAAGCAACCTCCAATTAGCAGAAAATCAATAATCCAGAGACAAAGCATGACAATATACGCTAGTTGATGAACGTTATACTGGAAATCTCCTGTCATGAAACGTCTTATTTCCATTTCCCTCATTATGACTTCATTTGTCATCTTGTTTACCGCTTGCGGTACCACTAAAAATTCCAGCCGTAAATGCGACGGTAAAAAAGGAACACGAACGCCCATGGGATTGATGTGAAAACTGAAGTTTCTAAGATGAAATTCGGTGTTCGGAATATTATAAAAATCAGTTTTTTTTGAATTAAATCATCACTATTTTTACATCAAAAACACTGACATTAAACCAATTAAATTCAGTAATCCCGCAATATTACGGAAGTTTAGAACGTATTTATACCAATTGTTCCACTTCCACGATTTCCACCTCATTCCTGTAAATATCCTCCAACGTCTCGCGTCGACGAATCAAGTGAGCTTTTCCATCACGTACCAATACTTCCGCCGGACGTAAGCGCGCATTGTACTGGTTACTCATACTGAAACCGTAAGCGCCCGCATTGCGAATAGCCAGCACATCACCCTCGCGTACCTCGCTGATCAAACGATCATAACCAAACGTGTCGGTTTCACAAATATAGCCCACCACGGAATAGAGTTTTTCCTCTCCATTGATATTGGAACAATTTTCAATGTGGTGATACGCGTTATAGAACATCGGGCGAATCAGGTGATTTTGACCGC
Encoded proteins:
- a CDS encoding glyoxalase, which translates into the protein MGKAIGIGGIFMKYKDEAAMKTWFETALGLTPNDYGVLFAFNGVADSKRGFLQLGTFANTTKYFGNPAQQYMINFRVTDLVGLEAHLRELGTVICDSIETYEYGSFLHIEDPEGNRIELWEPAEEEFESTEVFVDMR
- a CDS encoding phytoene dehydrogenase, translating into MIEEKQQQAVVVGSGIAGIAGAIRLACKGYAVTVLEANSYPGGKLTVLELGNYHFDAGPSLFTLPHLVNELFELAGKNPADYFSYDQLETTCYYFFEDGTVLHFFADRERLLEEVRTKLRVDSKPLENHLKRSKLMYDVSHKAFMERSLHCFSSYISTDILKCMIHIPQLNLFTTMHKANEQRLNHPKLVQLFDRYATYNGSNPYSAPGILNIIPHLELGFGTFFPRKGMHSITTSLLKLAEELGIKFRFNERVEEITVEAKQVSGVRTATAFYPAKTVLCNSDIKPAYTHLLKQQPQPKKTLAQEPSSSAMIFYWGIKRLFPQLDVHNIFFSDDYQSEFEAIFQHKTVSNDPTVYLHVSSKKVVTDAPNGCENWFVMVNVPHNQGQDWEAMRGQIRNSVLTKLSRILQIDIALLIEEEDYLDPPRIEERTGSFGGALYGASSNERMAAFFRHPNFSKIEGLYFAGGSVHPGGGIPLCLLSAKIACGLLPDK